One Actinoplanes missouriensis 431 DNA segment encodes these proteins:
- a CDS encoding GtrA family protein, producing the protein MPSASTLTERLRRVAPEALAFGIIGAGNTLLYMAITYVLLDIGAVKASVIGTVITTSLAYLANRYWTYRNHTRTALRREYTLFFGFNLIGMLIQSGAIAIGKYGFGLTEEHDELLFMTVTVIGIGIATIFRFWAYRTFVFLKPPVDGHEAAITELDATAGLAELSAVEEPNSVARLDLQAELDAR; encoded by the coding sequence ATGCCCTCAGCCAGCACGCTGACGGAACGCCTGCGCCGCGTCGCCCCGGAGGCCCTGGCCTTCGGCATCATCGGCGCCGGCAACACGCTGCTCTACATGGCGATCACGTACGTCCTGCTCGACATCGGCGCCGTGAAGGCCAGCGTCATCGGCACGGTGATCACCACCTCGCTGGCGTACCTGGCGAACCGGTACTGGACGTACCGGAACCACACCCGCACCGCGCTGCGCCGGGAGTACACCCTCTTCTTCGGGTTCAACCTGATCGGCATGCTGATCCAGTCCGGGGCCATCGCCATCGGCAAGTACGGTTTCGGCCTCACCGAGGAGCACGACGAGCTGCTCTTCATGACGGTCACCGTGATCGGCATCGGCATCGCCACGATCTTCCGCTTCTGGGCGTACCGGACGTTCGTCTTCCTCAAGCCGCCGGTCGACGGCCACGAGGCCGCGATCACCGAGCTGGACGCGACGGCCGGGCTCGCCGAGCTCAGCGCCGTCGAAGAACCGAACAGCGTCGCCCGCCTGGACCTGCAGGCGGAGCTGGACGCCCGCTGA
- a CDS encoding PH domain-containing protein has product MAFPEDVLTDEEEVVLHLAPHWKAAVAPVAVLALALTGEILAWVMLPETEGGTVALWLISAILLWNSLRHGVRPLLIWRFTHYVFTNERILLQHGVLVRERRDLPLNRVNDHALTQSVLDRMLGSGTLTVDSIGDQSAVLAGLPHAERVQTILYDLIEHSPAEPEDDDEDPEQQTAPEPHRGLFRR; this is encoded by the coding sequence GTGGCGTTCCCGGAGGATGTGCTCACCGACGAGGAGGAGGTCGTCCTTCACCTCGCTCCGCACTGGAAGGCGGCGGTGGCGCCGGTCGCGGTCCTGGCGCTCGCGCTGACCGGCGAGATCCTGGCCTGGGTCATGCTGCCGGAGACCGAGGGCGGCACGGTCGCGCTCTGGCTGATCTCCGCGATCCTGCTCTGGAACTCACTGCGCCACGGCGTGCGCCCGCTGCTGATCTGGCGCTTCACCCACTACGTGTTCACCAACGAGCGGATCCTGCTGCAGCACGGCGTGCTCGTGCGGGAGCGCCGGGACCTGCCGCTGAACCGGGTGAACGACCACGCGCTGACCCAGTCGGTGCTGGACCGGATGCTGGGCAGCGGCACGCTGACCGTCGATTCGATCGGCGACCAGAGTGCGGTGCTGGCCGGCTTGCCGCACGCCGAGCGGGTGCAGACGATCCTCTACGACCTGATCGAGCACAGCCCGGCCGAGCCGGAGGACGACGACGAGGACCCGGAACAGCAAACAGCGCCGGAGCCACATCGCGGCCTGTTCCGGCGCTGA
- a CDS encoding biotin--[acetyl-CoA-carboxylase] ligase — protein sequence MTSSSYADLDRPPLSARALTRALVVPGGFWSRLDIRTETGSTNADAAGAARRDEPEGLVVVAESQSAGRGRRDRQWTSPPRAGLTLSVLLRPSAPNPERGWPAVPPGAYGWLPLLAGVALREAVTRVSGVEAALKWPNDLLVDDRKCAGILAEVAGDAIVVGIGLNVSTYAEELPPTNGVAATSLRVAGAENIDRDPLLRALLRGFARWYEGWREAGGDAEMCGLTGEYRRGCATIGRAVRVLLPNGGELTGEAVTVDRDGQLVIRTVDGAEHRVSAGDVLHVR from the coding sequence GTGACTTCCTCGTCGTATGCCGACCTCGACCGACCGCCCCTGTCCGCCCGGGCGCTCACCCGCGCCCTGGTGGTGCCGGGCGGCTTCTGGTCCCGGCTCGACATCCGCACCGAGACCGGCTCGACCAACGCCGACGCGGCCGGTGCCGCCCGGCGTGACGAGCCGGAGGGCCTGGTCGTGGTGGCCGAGAGCCAGTCCGCCGGGCGGGGACGCCGCGACCGGCAGTGGACGTCACCGCCCCGCGCCGGGCTGACCCTCAGTGTCCTGTTGCGACCCTCGGCGCCGAACCCGGAGCGTGGCTGGCCGGCGGTGCCGCCCGGGGCGTACGGATGGCTGCCGTTGCTCGCCGGGGTGGCGCTGCGTGAGGCGGTGACCCGGGTGTCCGGTGTCGAGGCGGCGCTGAAGTGGCCGAACGACCTGCTCGTCGACGACCGCAAGTGCGCCGGCATCCTCGCCGAGGTGGCCGGCGACGCGATAGTCGTCGGCATCGGGCTGAACGTCAGCACGTACGCGGAGGAGCTGCCCCCGACGAACGGTGTGGCGGCCACCTCGCTGCGGGTGGCCGGCGCCGAGAACATCGACCGTGATCCGCTGCTGCGGGCGCTGCTGCGCGGTTTCGCCCGGTGGTACGAGGGCTGGCGGGAGGCGGGCGGCGACGCCGAGATGTGCGGGCTGACCGGGGAGTACCGCCGGGGCTGCGCCACGATCGGCCGTGCGGTCCGGGTGCTGCTGCCGAACGGGGGCGAGCTGACCGGTGAGGCGGTGACCGTGGATCGGGACGGCCAGTTGGTGATCCGTACGGTGGACGGCGCCGAACATCGGGTCTCGGCGGGTGACGTGCTGCACGTACGCTGA